GTGCCGCCCGATTACCAGCAGGGCGAGACCGTGCGGATCATGTACATCCACGTCCCGGCCGCGTGGCTCGGCGTGTTCTTCTACGGCGCCATGAGCCTGTCGGCGATCGGCACGCTGGTCTGGCGCCATCCGCTCGCCGACGTCGCGCAGCGCGCCGCCGCCCCAATCGGCGCGGCCTTCACGCTGATCTGCCTCGTGACCGGGTCCCTCTGGGGCAAGCCGATGTGGGGCACCTACTGGGTCTGGGACGCGCGCCTGACCTCCATGCTGATCCTGCTGCTGATCTACTGCGGCATCATCGCCCTGTGGCGGACCCTGGAGGATCCGAACCGCGCCGCGCGGGCGGTGGCGATCCTGACCCTCGTCGGTGCGGTGAACCTGCCGATCATCAAGTTCTCGGTGAACTGGTGGTCGACGCTCCACCAGCCCGCCTCGATCCTGCGCATGGGCGGCTCGACCATCGATCCCTCGATGCTCTACCCGCTGCTGCTGATGATCGGCGCGGCGACGCTCGGCGGGACGACGTTGCACCTCTACGCCATGCGCACCGAGATCATGCGCCGCCGGGTGCGGACGCTGACCATCCGCGAGGCCGAGCGCCTCGACCGCGCCCAGCCCCGCATCACCCCGACGCCGGCCGCGATGCCGGTCGGACAACCGGTCTAGGAACGCGGCGATGGATCTCGGCTCTCACGGCAGCTTCATCCTGGCCGCCTACGCCTTCACGGCTCTGGTCATGCTCGGCCTCGTCGGCAACGCGATCCGGGATCGGCGGGCGCAGGTCCGCGCGCTCAAGGGGTTCGGCGAGGAGCGGCGATGAACGCTCCCGTCGACGATGCGACCGGGCAGCCGCTGCCGGTCCGGCGCTCCCTCCTGCTGATCGTGCCGGCCCTCGCCTTCGCGGCCCTCGCAGCCGTGCTGTTCCTGCGTCTGCGCTCGGGCGCCGACCCGGCCGCCCTGCCCTCGGCGATGATCGGCAAGCCGGTGCCGAGCTTCACGCTTCCCGCCGTCCCGGGACTGACGGCAGCCGGCGCCCCCGTGCCGGGCCTGGCGAGCGCCGACATGAAGGGGCAGATCACGGTGCTCAACGTGTTCGCCTCGTGGTGCGCGCCCTGTCAGGTGGAGCACCCGATGCTGATGCGGCTCGCCAAGGAGCCGGGGATCCGGCTGGTCGGCATCGACTACAAGGAGCCGAACCCCGAGGCCGGCCAGCGCTTCCTCGCCCGGCACGGGGTGCCGTTCAGCGCGGTGGGGGCGGATGCCAGCGGTCGGGCGGCAATCGATTTCGGCGTCTACGGCGTGCCCGAGACCTTTATCATCGGGCCTGACGGCGTGATTCGCGACAAGCTCGTCGGCATCCTCACGCCCGAGAACTTCGCGAGCGTGCTCGCCCGCATCCGGGCGGCCGGCAAGGTCGCGGCGGCGCAGTAGCCTTTACGGCTGCGGCGCCTTGCGCTCGTACCGCGTCAGCAGCGGCGTCTGGGCAAGGGCGAACAGCACGGTGATCGGCATGATGCCAAACACCTTGAAGTTCACCCAGAAATCCTCCGTCTGGGTCCGCCACACCACCTCGTTGAGGGCGGCCAGGACGAAGAAGAACACGCCCCAGCGGAAGGTGAGCTTGCGCCAGCCCTCCTCGGTCAGGCTGAACATCGAGTCGAGCACCACCGACAGGAGCGAGCGCCCGAAGGCGAGGCCGCCGAGCAGCACGGTGCCGAACAGCGCGTTCACGATGGTCGGCTTGACCATGATGAAGGTCTTGTCCTGCAGCGCCAGGGTCAGGCCGCCGAACACCACCACCACCACGCCCGAGACGAGCGGCATGATCGGCAGGCGGCGGACCATCACGTAGTGGATCGTCAGGGCGACGACCGTCGCCGCGATGAACACGCCCGTGGCGACAAACAGCTTCTGGTCGGGCGCCACGCCGAACCGCTCGGAATAGGCGTTGCCGAGGAAGAACAGGACCAGCGGGCCGAGTTCCAGCGCCAGCTTCACGAGTGGCGGCAGGTGCCGTTGCGGGGGGACGGATTCGATCTGCATGCGCTG
The sequence above is drawn from the Methylobacterium mesophilicum SR1.6/6 genome and encodes:
- a CDS encoding DsbE family thiol:disulfide interchange protein; the encoded protein is MNAPVDDATGQPLPVRRSLLLIVPALAFAALAAVLFLRLRSGADPAALPSAMIGKPVPSFTLPAVPGLTAAGAPVPGLASADMKGQITVLNVFASWCAPCQVEHPMLMRLAKEPGIRLVGIDYKEPNPEAGQRFLARHGVPFSAVGADASGRAAIDFGVYGVPETFIIGPDGVIRDKLVGILTPENFASVLARIRAAGKVAAAQ
- a CDS encoding septation protein A; protein product: MQIESVPPQRHLPPLVKLALELGPLVLFFLGNAYSERFGVAPDQKLFVATGVFIAATVVALTIHYVMVRRLPIMPLVSGVVVVVFGGLTLALQDKTFIMVKPTIVNALFGTVLLGGLAFGRSLLSVVLDSMFSLTEEGWRKLTFRWGVFFFVLAALNEVVWRTQTEDFWVNFKVFGIMPITVLFALAQTPLLTRYERKAPQP
- a CDS encoding heme ABC transporter permease → MTPSLWTRLSNPSHFMRWSGALVPWLAALSLVALGVGLYLTFFVVPPDYQQGETVRIMYIHVPAAWLGVFFYGAMSLSAIGTLVWRHPLADVAQRAAAPIGAAFTLICLVTGSLWGKPMWGTYWVWDARLTSMLILLLIYCGIIALWRTLEDPNRAARAVAILTLVGAVNLPIIKFSVNWWSTLHQPASILRMGGSTIDPSMLYPLLLMIGAATLGGTTLHLYAMRTEIMRRRVRTLTIREAERLDRAQPRITPTPAAMPVGQPV
- the ccmD gene encoding heme exporter protein CcmD: MDLGSHGSFILAAYAFTALVMLGLVGNAIRDRRAQVRALKGFGEERR